Proteins from one Verrucomicrobiota bacterium genomic window:
- a CDS encoding rhomboid family intramembrane serine protease, with translation MSVAILAGENEPLFYLGEFPVRLITLLVALHSAAMITASLLIASGHGALMDLFIYSSTAVAHGQIWRLATYAFVASPSVWFLLEMVMLYYFGREVENGLGWKRFGILYGGLILLGPLLLQAFGYGGIPQTFAGAQEVNFAVFAAFVAMHPGAQFFFGLAARWVFLGLLAISSLQRLADHQPPQVLVLISSSILAVMLMRRAGFEEPLFGYGFQWSLPGLKSPKSKFSAMPGGLRASVAGNRGATGQPSPSEGATRVDPELEMDRLLEKISRKGMNSLTAIERASLEQARQAILQRGGRNSK, from the coding sequence ATGTCCGTAGCGATTCTTGCCGGGGAGAACGAACCCCTCTTTTACCTTGGGGAATTTCCCGTGCGCCTGATCACCTTGCTGGTGGCCCTTCATAGCGCCGCCATGATCACGGCCTCGCTCCTGATTGCCTCGGGTCACGGTGCGTTGATGGATCTGTTCATTTACAGCAGCACAGCAGTCGCACACGGCCAGATCTGGAGGCTCGCAACCTATGCGTTCGTGGCCTCTCCCTCGGTCTGGTTCCTCTTGGAGATGGTCATGCTCTATTACTTCGGTCGCGAGGTGGAGAATGGACTTGGATGGAAGCGTTTCGGGATTCTTTACGGGGGTCTGATCCTGCTCGGCCCTTTGCTTCTTCAGGCCTTTGGCTATGGGGGGATCCCGCAGACGTTTGCGGGGGCGCAGGAGGTGAACTTTGCGGTCTTCGCTGCCTTTGTGGCCATGCATCCCGGCGCCCAGTTCTTCTTCGGGTTGGCCGCCCGGTGGGTCTTTCTCGGGCTGCTCGCCATCTCCTCGCTTCAACGTCTGGCAGATCATCAGCCGCCGCAGGTTCTTGTGCTGATTTCTTCCAGTATTCTGGCAGTCATGCTGATGCGCCGCGCGGGATTCGAGGAACCGCTGTTCGGTTATGGATTTCAATGGTCGCTTCCCGGACTCAAGTCTCCCAAGTCCAAGTTCTCGGCCATGCCGGGCGGTCTCCGCGCTTCAGTTGCCGGGAATCGCGGGGCTACGGGACAGCCATCCCCCTCCGAAGGAGCGACGCGCGTCGATCCCGAACTCGAGATGGACCGTCTCTTGGAGAAGATTAGCCGGAAGGGAATGAACAGTCTGACTGCAATCGAGCGTGCCTCGCTCGAACAGGCAAGGCAGGCGATCCTGCAGCGTGGCGGCAGGAACTCCAAGTAA
- a CDS encoding thiazole synthase: protein MSAASPLIIAGREFSSRLFLGTGKFSSGATMREALASSGTQIVTVALRRADLSGKGDPFANILEFIDPEKYLLLPNTSGANTAEEALRLARLSAAAGLPKWVKLEIHPDPRYLLPDPIETLKATEMLVAEGFTVLPYINADPVLAKRLQEAGAATVMPLGSPIGSNRGLETRHQLSIIIEQAIVPVIVDAGIGAPSHAAEALELGADAVLVNTAIAVAGDPVRMARAFRMAIEGAAEAVAAGLPMAAEHAIPTSPLTAFLNS, encoded by the coding sequence ATGTCTGCCGCATCGCCACTGATCATTGCCGGCCGCGAATTCTCATCGCGGCTTTTTCTCGGAACCGGAAAGTTTTCCTCGGGAGCCACCATGCGTGAGGCTTTGGCCTCCAGCGGCACCCAGATTGTCACCGTGGCGCTCCGCCGTGCCGACCTCTCCGGCAAGGGTGATCCTTTCGCCAATATTCTGGAGTTCATTGATCCGGAGAAATATCTGCTGCTTCCCAACACCAGCGGTGCCAACACCGCCGAGGAAGCGCTTCGTCTGGCCCGCCTCTCCGCCGCCGCAGGTCTGCCGAAGTGGGTGAAGCTCGAGATCCATCCGGACCCCCGCTACCTGCTTCCCGATCCCATCGAGACACTGAAGGCGACCGAGATGCTGGTGGCCGAAGGGTTCACGGTTCTGCCCTATATCAATGCCGATCCGGTCTTGGCAAAACGACTTCAGGAAGCGGGAGCCGCGACGGTCATGCCGCTCGGTTCGCCGATCGGGAGCAACCGGGGCCTTGAGACGCGCCATCAACTCTCCATTATCATCGAGCAGGCGATTGTGCCTGTGATCGTCGATGCGGGGATCGGCGCTCCCAGCCATGCCGCCGAGGCCTTGGAGCTTGGGGCTGATGCCGTGCTGGTGAATACCGCGATCGCTGTCGCGGGCGATCCCGTCCGCATGGCCCGTGCTTTCCGGATGGCGATCGAGGGTGCCGCCGAGGCGGTAGCTGCCGGATTGCCCATGGCTGCCGAGCACGCCATCCCGACCAGTCCCCTGACTGCTTTCCTTAACTCCTAG
- a CDS encoding glycosyltransferase family 2 protein translates to MPPISLAVTACNEESRLLKCLVSARGLVREIVVVDSGSTDGTLAIAEAEKAHVIHQEWLGHSAQKQVALDNCTQPWVLILDCDEELSEELRQSIGAFFASGDVDWFHGCRFNRKVCFLGRWIMHGDWYPDTKLRLVRRDKASMGGNAAHDTVLVEGAVKHLKGDLLHDSYPTIQSYLDKIGPFANEFAQRQSAVGKHWSLAANLLRPLWRFIRAYFLRLGFLDGFPGFWIAYATSFSVFVRYSRGYEEEVAERDET, encoded by the coding sequence ATCCCTCCGATTTCCCTTGCTGTGACAGCTTGCAATGAGGAGTCCCGCCTCCTCAAATGCCTCGTGAGCGCCCGGGGGCTCGTGCGTGAGATCGTGGTTGTGGATAGCGGTTCTACTGATGGGACCTTGGCCATCGCCGAGGCGGAGAAGGCCCATGTCATCCATCAGGAGTGGCTCGGCCATAGCGCCCAGAAGCAGGTGGCGCTGGATAACTGCACCCAGCCGTGGGTGTTGATTCTCGACTGTGATGAGGAACTCTCAGAGGAGCTGAGACAGTCGATCGGCGCGTTCTTCGCCAGCGGTGATGTCGACTGGTTTCACGGATGCCGGTTCAACCGCAAGGTCTGCTTTCTCGGTCGCTGGATCATGCACGGAGACTGGTATCCCGACACCAAGCTTCGTCTTGTCCGACGTGACAAGGCCAGTATGGGTGGAAATGCTGCCCATGACACCGTGCTGGTGGAGGGGGCCGTGAAGCACCTGAAGGGTGATCTGCTCCATGATTCCTATCCGACCATTCAGAGCTATCTCGACAAGATAGGTCCCTTTGCCAACGAGTTTGCGCAGCGCCAATCCGCGGTGGGAAAGCATTGGTCGCTTGCGGCCAATCTCCTGCGTCCGCTCTGGCGTTTCATCAGGGCCTATTTCCTGAGACTCGGCTTCCTCGATGGATTCCCTGGCTTCTGGATCGCCTACGCGACGTCGTTTTCAGTCTTCGTCCGCTACAGCCGGGGGTACGAGGAAGAGGTGGCGGAGAGGGATGAAACCTGA
- a CDS encoding STAS domain-containing protein → MNIQFEKTGPILVVTLKGRLDATEQNMIKESVAKEIESSGSKGVVFDLAGLEYVSSAGFREFFLLGRQLQRVGGGLAVCALQPAVQRIFDIAQFQTAYPVCATRDEALVAIGSSVA, encoded by the coding sequence ATGAACATCCAATTCGAAAAAACCGGCCCCATCCTTGTCGTGACACTCAAGGGGCGCCTCGACGCAACGGAGCAGAACATGATCAAGGAATCGGTGGCCAAAGAGATCGAATCGAGCGGTTCCAAAGGCGTGGTTTTCGACCTCGCCGGGCTTGAGTACGTGAGTAGCGCGGGATTCCGTGAGTTCTTCCTGCTAGGGCGTCAGTTGCAGCGTGTCGGCGGAGGCTTGGCCGTCTGCGCCCTCCAGCCAGCTGTTCAAAGGATCTTTGATATCGCCCAGTTTCAGACGGCATATCCCGTCTGCGCCACGCGGGACGAGGCGCTCGTCGCGATCGGGTCCTCGGTGGCCTGA
- a CDS encoding Txe/YoeB family addiction module toxin, whose protein sequence is MNLVFSPQAWEDYQHWLQTDKKMIRRINELIKDTLRSHYDGIGKPEPLKHTLAGFWSRRITDEHRLVYRIAAKNVEIAQLRFHYAK, encoded by the coding sequence ATGAATCTTGTTTTCTCTCCCCAAGCTTGGGAGGATTACCAGCACTGGTTGCAAACGGATAAGAAAATGATCAGACGAATCAACGAACTGATCAAGGACACTCTCCGAAGCCATTACGATGGGATTGGGAAACCTGAACCTTTGAAGCACACCCTTGCGGGTTTCTGGTCTCGCCGAATCACGGATGAGCATCGTCTGGTTTACCGAATTGCTGCGAAGAATGTTGAAATCGCACAACTCAGATTCCACTACGCAAAATAA
- a CDS encoding aldo/keto reductase: MSLTRRSFLGMLGLLPAAQALRVSSVNADTVPAGTVPRRQFGRHQETLSCIGFGGHTLALAPTVQEATNIAHYAIDQGVNFFDNAWEYHNGRAEDWMGQALSGGWREKAFIMTKACIHHAKKYDIPFTGTDKEKALQMLQAQMKRLKTDYIDLWMIHEIQDADVDFHLGKDGILEALDEAKRKGMVRYVGFTGHSSPKAHIRMIESGYQWDASLLPVSVLGNTLQAKDFDKIVLPLMKEKGIAAIGMKGFGGSKRANLHGLVTINDVINYALSYSEVTTQCIGIDSMAFAQQAVAAALVASPMTLEQRNKFIASIEARGGADYAQHLQQGYHDGACCIA; this comes from the coding sequence ATGTCCCTCACCCGTCGCTCCTTCCTTGGAATGCTTGGCCTCCTGCCTGCGGCACAAGCTCTCCGCGTTTCTTCAGTCAATGCTGATACCGTTCCTGCCGGCACCGTGCCGCGCCGCCAGTTCGGACGTCACCAGGAAACCCTCAGCTGCATCGGCTTTGGTGGCCATACGCTCGCCCTTGCCCCGACGGTTCAGGAGGCGACCAACATCGCTCACTACGCGATCGACCAAGGGGTCAATTTCTTCGACAACGCCTGGGAGTATCACAACGGACGCGCCGAGGATTGGATGGGTCAGGCCCTATCGGGAGGCTGGCGCGAGAAGGCCTTTATCATGACAAAGGCCTGCATCCATCACGCCAAGAAATACGACATTCCCTTCACCGGAACCGATAAGGAGAAGGCCCTTCAGATGCTCCAAGCCCAGATGAAAAGGCTCAAGACCGACTACATCGATCTCTGGATGATCCACGAGATCCAGGACGCAGACGTTGATTTTCATCTCGGCAAGGACGGGATCCTGGAGGCCCTTGATGAGGCCAAGCGCAAGGGCATGGTGCGCTATGTCGGTTTCACTGGTCACTCCAGCCCCAAGGCTCATATCCGCATGATCGAGAGCGGTTACCAGTGGGACGCATCACTCCTTCCGGTTTCCGTCTTGGGAAACACGCTCCAAGCAAAGGACTTTGACAAGATCGTCCTGCCCTTGATGAAGGAGAAGGGGATCGCTGCAATTGGCATGAAGGGATTCGGCGGAAGCAAGCGGGCGAATCTGCATGGGCTGGTCACGATCAACGACGTCATCAATTACGCGCTCAGTTACTCTGAAGTTACCACCCAGTGCATCGGAATCGATTCCATGGCCTTCGCGCAGCAGGCTGTTGCCGCCGCATTGGTCGCCAGCCCGATGACCCTCGAGCAGCGGAACAAGTTCATCGCTTCCATCGAGGCAAGAGGGGGCGCTGATTACGCTCAGCATTTGCAACAGGGGTACCACGACGGCGCCTGCTGCATCGCTTAA
- a CDS encoding type II toxin-antitoxin system prevent-host-death family antitoxin, with translation MTAITYTAARENLASTMDRVCDDHDPVIITRNRDQAVVMLSLDDYESLQETAYLLRSPANAKRLLASIESLNSGKTVRKNIKDLVEA, from the coding sequence ATGACTGCAATTACATACACCGCAGCGAGAGAAAATCTCGCCTCCACAATGGACAGAGTATGCGATGATCATGACCCCGTAATCATTACACGCAATCGCGACCAAGCCGTTGTCATGCTTTCTCTTGATGACTACGAATCACTACAGGAAACCGCCTATCTGCTTCGGTCACCAGCCAACGCGAAGCGTTTGCTTGCTTCGATTGAGAGTCTGAACTCTGGAAAGACAGTGAGAAAGAACATCAAAGACCTAGTGGAGGCATGA
- the mazG gene encoding nucleoside triphosphate pyrophosphohydrolase: MSQALDQLREIITRLRAPGGCPWDREQTPSSLRSSLIEEAYEVVDAIEREHSCDLEEELGDLLINILMQAEIAAEQGGFTADSIASTAAEKLVRRHPHVFGDASVETSNAVLGQWEEIKRAERRAKGLDATVDASLLDGVARAFPALVRAQKIQKKAARLGFDWERPEDVVEKIREEILEVEAEMPLRKEPAVARRLSEEVGDLLFAVVNLARALSIDAESALQAATGKFEKRFRTMELAVPADREFKELTFDEMNALWEAAKESERSV, encoded by the coding sequence ATGAGCCAGGCACTCGATCAGCTCAGGGAAATCATCACGCGCTTGCGGGCTCCCGGCGGATGTCCTTGGGATCGTGAGCAGACGCCTTCGTCTCTTCGCTCCTCGTTGATCGAAGAGGCCTACGAGGTCGTCGATGCCATCGAGCGTGAGCATTCTTGCGATTTGGAGGAGGAACTGGGTGATCTGCTGATCAATATCCTCATGCAGGCCGAGATCGCCGCAGAGCAGGGGGGATTCACCGCTGACTCCATCGCCTCCACGGCGGCCGAGAAGCTTGTCCGGCGCCATCCCCATGTTTTCGGCGATGCTTCCGTGGAGACAAGCAATGCCGTGCTGGGTCAATGGGAGGAGATTAAGCGGGCAGAACGGAGGGCGAAGGGACTCGATGCGACAGTGGATGCCTCGCTGCTCGACGGCGTGGCGCGTGCCTTCCCCGCCCTCGTCCGTGCACAGAAAATTCAGAAAAAGGCAGCCAGACTCGGCTTCGATTGGGAGCGTCCCGAGGACGTCGTGGAGAAGATTCGCGAGGAAATCCTGGAGGTGGAGGCCGAGATGCCTCTGCGTAAGGAACCTGCTGTCGCAAGGCGTCTCTCCGAAGAGGTGGGTGATCTTCTCTTTGCCGTAGTGAATCTCGCACGTGCTCTCTCGATCGATGCCGAATCCGCTCTTCAGGCTGCAACAGGTAAGTTCGAGAAGCGATTCCGCACTATGGAGCTGGCCGTGCCGGCTGACAGGGAGTTCAAGGAGCTCACTTTCGATGAAATGAACGCGCTCTGGGAAGCGGCCAAAGAATCCGAACGCTCCGTATGA
- a CDS encoding SpoIIE family protein phosphatase — translation MPSLKHYLTPRSIGQRFALTIGAGAGVILIVLAVANYISGRELLLRQTSQEALRAVNDEINAMDDLVEKMAMYPEIIAASELAGTNNEGVNVPWLSSLLKHSPMSAIYGLYMARDAKDWRDPDSDIWVDRKSWPNLSRLKYDFHDENQDWYRGAKEAKDLHVTQPYFDAGGSDIDMISITKPVYSDQGTFLGVAGVDVALDEMRKIVRKIHIRNYESELALGQDEGKVTSFPKSPTTGPQELRETAYLISQSGAIIVSPEASRDKPVPKPGEQDPAKALEELLSNGLVTSVPGIQKILASDSGWQHLKDGSNKVIYWAKGRTTGWKLVLEVPYELIVAPARTLAEQSAIIGGAGLFLLIGVVFFTARRVSGPITALQTVATSFEKGSYAGGAGILEQIEKRPDELGRFAKSFSAMAQEIRLREERLSEWNANLEQTVKDRTAALATAMEKVEKANASMEAELAEAAAYSRAVLPGKLTSPVSADWVFISSSQLGGDSFGYHWIDDDTFSLYLLDVCGHGVGAALLSISVMNVLRTSSLVDTNFRDPANVLGNLNAAFPMEQHNDMYFTAWYGVYTLSTNNLSFACGGHPPAVLIAPDGTVRHLSAKGAVVGAFPMPTYETASTTVVPGSRLYLFSDGTYEIDRPDSSMMTHEEFSLILKDPVKSGASKLEAIVTEVRRQQEKEAFADDFSLVEFRFPGEQLPSHGVLKLKADLGEVAHLHPFLTSYCEHEGTPMEQVFDFEVILEELVTNVIKYGGVDAGQECCLIELLREGNQITIRFSDRGNPFNSLARDEVDTDKPIEEREIGGLGIHFIKKLTDTQSYEYKDGKNVLTLTKKFTTPADFDV, via the coding sequence ATGCCCTCTCTGAAACATTATCTGACACCCCGATCGATCGGGCAGCGATTCGCCCTGACCATCGGGGCGGGAGCAGGCGTGATCCTGATCGTTCTGGCGGTGGCCAACTATATTAGCGGACGAGAACTGCTACTCCGGCAAACCTCCCAGGAGGCACTCCGGGCCGTGAACGACGAGATCAACGCGATGGATGATCTCGTCGAGAAGATGGCGATGTATCCCGAGATCATCGCCGCCAGCGAGCTGGCCGGGACGAATAACGAGGGAGTCAACGTTCCCTGGCTTTCCTCGCTGCTGAAACACTCACCCATGTCGGCAATCTACGGACTCTATATGGCTAGGGATGCCAAGGACTGGCGGGATCCCGACTCCGACATTTGGGTCGACCGCAAGAGTTGGCCCAATCTCTCCCGCCTCAAGTACGACTTCCATGATGAGAATCAGGACTGGTACCGGGGAGCTAAGGAGGCCAAAGACCTCCATGTGACTCAGCCCTATTTCGATGCGGGGGGCTCCGACATCGACATGATCAGCATTACCAAACCCGTTTACTCGGACCAGGGAACATTTCTGGGCGTTGCGGGCGTGGATGTGGCTCTGGATGAAATGAGGAAGATCGTCCGGAAAATCCATATCAGGAATTATGAGAGCGAACTTGCGCTCGGACAGGATGAAGGAAAGGTCACATCGTTCCCGAAGAGTCCGACTACGGGGCCGCAGGAACTGCGTGAAACGGCGTATCTCATCTCCCAAAGCGGAGCGATCATCGTGAGTCCCGAAGCATCGCGGGACAAACCAGTGCCGAAGCCTGGTGAACAGGATCCGGCTAAGGCATTGGAAGAGCTGCTCAGCAACGGACTTGTCACCAGCGTTCCCGGCATCCAGAAGATCCTTGCCTCCGACAGCGGATGGCAGCACCTCAAGGATGGAAGCAACAAGGTTATCTACTGGGCCAAGGGTAGGACCACAGGATGGAAACTGGTGCTGGAAGTGCCTTACGAACTCATCGTGGCTCCGGCCAGAACATTGGCCGAACAGTCGGCAATCATCGGTGGGGCGGGGCTTTTCCTGTTGATTGGCGTCGTCTTTTTCACGGCACGCAGGGTTTCGGGGCCCATTACCGCGCTTCAGACCGTGGCAACCTCCTTTGAGAAAGGAAGCTATGCCGGCGGCGCGGGGATCCTGGAACAGATCGAAAAACGCCCCGATGAGCTGGGTCGGTTTGCCAAAAGCTTCTCCGCCATGGCACAGGAAATCCGCCTGAGGGAAGAGCGACTCTCGGAATGGAATGCCAACCTCGAGCAGACAGTGAAGGACCGCACTGCGGCCCTCGCCACAGCCATGGAGAAGGTAGAGAAGGCCAATGCCTCCATGGAGGCGGAACTCGCGGAGGCGGCTGCGTACTCCCGCGCAGTGCTGCCCGGGAAACTGACCTCGCCGGTTTCCGCCGACTGGGTGTTCATCTCCTCCTCTCAACTTGGGGGGGATTCCTTTGGCTATCACTGGATCGACGACGACACGTTCTCCCTTTATCTGCTCGATGTCTGCGGGCACGGTGTCGGCGCCGCGTTGCTCTCCATCAGCGTGATGAACGTGCTGCGCACTTCCTCCCTTGTTGACACGAACTTCCGTGATCCGGCCAACGTCTTGGGCAACCTGAACGCAGCCTTCCCGATGGAGCAGCACAATGACATGTATTTTACAGCCTGGTATGGCGTCTACACCCTCTCCACCAACAACCTGAGCTTTGCCTGCGGAGGTCACCCCCCCGCGGTGCTGATCGCGCCGGATGGCACCGTTCGTCATCTCTCTGCCAAGGGCGCGGTCGTGGGAGCCTTCCCCATGCCCACCTACGAGACGGCTTCGACCACGGTTGTGCCAGGCTCCAGACTCTATCTTTTCAGCGACGGTACCTACGAGATCGACCGACCCGACTCCTCAATGATGACCCACGAGGAGTTCTCACTGATCCTGAAAGATCCCGTCAAGAGTGGAGCCTCCAAACTGGAAGCCATCGTGACAGAGGTGCGACGCCAGCAGGAGAAGGAAGCCTTCGCGGATGATTTCTCGCTGGTGGAGTTCCGTTTTCCGGGCGAGCAACTCCCGTCCCATGGAGTCCTAAAATTAAAGGCCGACCTAGGGGAAGTGGCGCACCTCCATCCCTTCCTTACCTCTTACTGTGAGCACGAGGGAACCCCTATGGAGCAGGTCTTTGACTTCGAGGTCATCCTGGAGGAGCTCGTCACCAATGTCATCAAATACGGCGGCGTTGATGCAGGGCAAGAGTGCTGCCTCATCGAACTCCTGCGCGAAGGGAACCAAATCACCATCCGCTTCAGTGACCGGGGCAATCCGTTCAACTCGCTTGCCCGGGACGAAGTCGATACTGATAAACCGATCGAAGAACGCGAGATCGGAGGGCTGGGCATCCACTTTATCAAGAAACTCACTGATACCCAGAGCTATGAGTACAAGGATGGAAAGAACGTCCTGACGCTCACCAAAAAATTCACCACTCCCGCTGATTTCGACGTCTGA